Proteins from a single region of Thermomicrobiales bacterium:
- a CDS encoding amidohydrolase, with protein MPTDSFDYQATIDEMMPGVIADRRHLHQHPELAFHEFETAAFVADRLASLGLEEIKTGVGKTGVTGLIKGTGSEGSGKVLMLRADMDALPILEENEVEYVSQNPGVMHACGHDSHVSMLLGATKVLMDRRGDFAGTVKVLFQPAEEGGGGASAMRADGALENPTVDAAMGIHIWQDVPCGDVWVREGTAMVGVTGFTIIVNGKGGHGASPHLTFDPIVVGSAIVNGLLTLVSREKDPVVPEVVSIGYFRSGNAANVIPDTAELRGTIRSVTKAQGEEVRNRLEALATGIAASMGASATVIFGGSAPPLVNDPEIAAIVRDAAIEGFGDERVSAGKLMSVSEDFGEFLDPVPGCYFFIGSRNEEKGFVYGHHHPRFDIDEEAMATGIEAMSRAAIKYLQS; from the coding sequence ATGCCGACCGACTCGTTCGACTATCAAGCGACGATCGACGAGATGATGCCCGGCGTCATTGCCGATCGCCGTCATCTGCACCAGCATCCCGAGCTGGCATTTCATGAGTTCGAAACTGCCGCCTTTGTGGCCGACCGTTTGGCCTCGCTCGGGCTCGAGGAGATCAAGACCGGTGTCGGAAAGACTGGCGTGACCGGTTTGATCAAGGGCACCGGTTCCGAGGGAAGCGGGAAAGTGCTCATGCTACGCGCCGATATGGACGCGTTGCCGATTCTGGAAGAGAACGAGGTCGAATACGTTTCGCAGAATCCCGGCGTGATGCACGCCTGTGGACACGATTCGCATGTCTCCATGTTGCTTGGCGCCACCAAAGTGCTGATGGACCGGCGGGGCGATTTTGCGGGCACGGTGAAAGTCCTCTTTCAGCCCGCGGAGGAGGGGGGCGGCGGCGCATCGGCAATGCGCGCCGACGGCGCGCTCGAGAACCCCACCGTCGACGCGGCAATGGGCATTCACATTTGGCAGGATGTCCCGTGCGGCGATGTTTGGGTACGGGAAGGCACTGCCATGGTGGGAGTGACGGGGTTCACCATCATCGTCAATGGCAAAGGCGGGCACGGCGCAAGTCCGCATCTGACGTTCGATCCAATTGTGGTCGGCTCCGCGATCGTCAATGGATTGCTGACGCTGGTGTCACGCGAAAAGGACCCGGTGGTGCCCGAAGTGGTCAGCATCGGGTACTTCCGCAGTGGCAATGCGGCCAATGTCATTCCGGACACCGCCGAACTGCGTGGCACGATCCGCTCGGTGACCAAAGCGCAAGGCGAGGAGGTGCGAAACCGCCTCGAAGCGCTGGCAACGGGAATCGCCGCATCGATGGGAGCGTCGGCCACGGTGATCTTCGGAGGATCCGCGCCACCGCTGGTCAACGATCCGGAGATTGCGGCCATCGTGCGTGATGCCGCCATCGAGGGCTTCGGGGACGAGCGCGTCTCCGCTGGAAAACTGATGAGCGTATCGGAAGACTTCGGTGAATTCCTCGATCCGGTGCCCGGTTGCTACTTCTTCATCGGTAGCCGCAACGAGGAGAAGGGGTTCGTTTACGGGCACCACCACCCGCGTTTCGACATCGACGAAGAAGCGATGGCCACCGGCATCGAAGCGATGTCGCGCGCGGCGATCAAGTATTTGCAGAGCTGA
- a CDS encoding protein-L-isoaspartate o-methyltransferase 1, whose protein sequence is MASDETKTLLTEAEAQALAEEAVELAGGTRQVYRNPRHPFALQPATIYELSGRKVELRHGEISSPAIVTVEGWVFEIHEEAVELLMRPVKRSRQ, encoded by the coding sequence ATGGCGAGCGACGAAACCAAGACACTCTTGACCGAAGCAGAGGCCCAGGCGCTGGCCGAGGAAGCCGTCGAGCTCGCGGGCGGCACACGCCAGGTCTATCGCAACCCGCGCCACCCCTTCGCGCTGCAACCGGCCACGATATATGAGCTTTCCGGCCGCAAGGTCGAATTGCGGCACGGCGAGATCAGCTCGCCAGCCATCGTCACTGTCGAGGGCTGGGTTTTCGAGATCCACGAAGAAGCCGTAGAGCTCCTCATGCGGCCGGTGAAACGAAGTCGTCAGTAG
- a CDS encoding AI-2E family transporter, which translates to MESRPTAPAPVPPDELPVAPDPLTESLFAKARGITPIALLLVLLLAYFLIEIKAVLMLIIIAYLFGTIIERPVNHLQRRHLPRGLSILLIYAAIIACIAVLVYVLAPTISQEADIFRREAPDQLRELQGTWRSSDNGILSGPGVDGLQNLIEAIQRPPDIPDDTARGLVFGVTGGLLGVISVFVITFYYLMEKDFTRSLLLMQFRPSTASRIRRTLDNVDQQLGRWMRGQLTLCLIIGITSTIAYGLLDVRFWPVLGLIAGVTEAIPIIGPWIGGIPAVAMALTQSWEKALMVAGVAIAIQFTENWVLVPRVMKGAVGLTPLTVFLALLVGTEFMGVIGALLAIPIAAAIQVIVSEYIRARREGDNIPATSNWRWLGDRHFLGRTTRPPTTVPPPASPYTWPTSDDRGE; encoded by the coding sequence ATGGAAAGCCGGCCAACCGCTCCAGCACCAGTGCCACCGGATGAACTCCCTGTTGCCCCCGACCCGTTGACCGAGTCGTTGTTTGCGAAAGCGCGGGGCATCACGCCCATTGCGCTCTTGCTGGTCCTGCTACTCGCCTACTTCCTCATCGAAATCAAAGCGGTGCTGATGCTCATCATCATCGCGTATCTCTTCGGAACCATCATCGAGCGGCCGGTCAACCACTTGCAGCGGCGGCATCTGCCACGCGGGCTTAGCATCCTGCTCATCTATGCGGCCATCATCGCCTGCATCGCCGTGCTGGTCTATGTGCTTGCTCCCACCATCTCGCAGGAGGCCGACATCTTCCGGCGCGAAGCGCCGGATCAACTGCGTGAATTGCAGGGGACCTGGCGATCGAGCGACAACGGCATTCTGAGCGGCCCGGGTGTGGACGGCCTGCAGAACCTGATCGAGGCCATTCAGCGGCCGCCCGATATCCCGGACGATACCGCGCGCGGGCTCGTCTTCGGCGTTACCGGCGGACTGCTGGGGGTCATCAGCGTCTTCGTCATCACCTTCTACTACTTGATGGAGAAGGACTTCACACGCAGTTTGTTGTTGATGCAGTTTCGACCGTCGACGGCCTCCCGCATCCGGCGCACGCTCGACAATGTCGATCAACAGCTCGGCCGCTGGATGCGCGGCCAACTGACCCTTTGCCTCATCATCGGCATCACGTCCACTATTGCCTACGGATTGCTCGATGTCCGCTTCTGGCCGGTGCTCGGGCTGATCGCCGGAGTCACTGAGGCCATTCCCATCATTGGGCCGTGGATTGGCGGTATTCCCGCGGTTGCCATGGCGCTCACGCAATCGTGGGAAAAGGCGCTCATGGTGGCTGGCGTGGCCATTGCGATCCAGTTCACAGAAAACTGGGTGCTGGTGCCGCGGGTGATGAAGGGCGCGGTCGGCCTCACGCCGCTCACGGTCTTCCTGGCGTTGCTGGTTGGCACCGAGTTCATGGGTGTCATCGGGGCGTTGCTGGCCATTCCCATCGCGGCGGCGATCCAGGTGATCGTTTCGGAATACATCCGCGCGCGCCGTGAGGGTGACAACATTCCCGCGACGTCGAACTGGCGCTGGCTTGGCGACCGCCACTTCCTTGGGCGCACAACACGCCCGCCCACCACCGTCCCGCCCCCGGCGAGCCCATACACCTGGCCCACCTCGGACGATCGAGGCGAATAG
- a CDS encoding NUDIX domain-containing protein, with protein MIESPQTRDFTVAVFVVHDDRVLLHFHAKLNRWLPPGGHIEPNELPDEAAVREVMEETGVACTLLRGSTLAFDDPALPMQLVTPAGIQLEQIGPNHQHIDLIYYATGEPASPMDKVGWFALSELGPLDLTEEITVRCRLAIEAADHALQS; from the coding sequence ATGATCGAATCGCCGCAGACCCGCGATTTCACGGTAGCCGTTTTCGTCGTACATGACGATAGGGTGCTGCTGCACTTCCATGCAAAGCTGAATCGCTGGCTGCCGCCAGGCGGCCACATCGAGCCGAACGAACTGCCGGATGAGGCTGCGGTGCGCGAAGTCATGGAGGAGACGGGTGTGGCCTGCACGCTTCTGCGTGGCTCGACCCTGGCATTCGACGATCCGGCACTGCCGATGCAGCTCGTGACGCCTGCCGGAATCCAGCTCGAGCAGATCGGCCCGAATCACCAGCACATCGACCTGATCTACTACGCCACTGGCGAACCCGCCTCACCAATGGACAAGGTTGGTTGGTTCGCGCTGAGCGAGCTCGGACCGCTCGATCTCACGGAAGAAATCACCGTCCGATGCCGCCTTGCCATCGAGGCAGCCGACCACGCCCTCCAATCCTGA
- a CDS encoding M23 family metallopeptidase produces the protein MGSGFDRRRLLGGLGAAGLALAFRGTGRAQSTFAFGLPIANPGGIPGDGFLVRHGFQTENTWYNPGNWHTAEDWYRQDGADTAGASVLAVAEGDVVFVGSDYPGRVVVVQHSPTLFSMYGHLNPESVTVAEGSHVTRGQQLATVASVPGWIAPSHLHFELRTFLYSAEINGETPRYPYGCGYNCAPGPGYWPMEAPELPSGMGWRNPTHEIGNRLLSDGPLTVVVPSGWNAPVDLTSFPWQWADATSIGLLDLYPGARYNVLAVDAGQSASTGTSADAYQLSYLIDLGDGSTGWVRAAVADYGDTGSDGRPSSIRFALLPVLP, from the coding sequence ATGGGTTCGGGGTTCGATCGCAGACGGCTGCTCGGTGGGTTGGGCGCCGCGGGGTTGGCGCTTGCGTTTCGGGGAACAGGGAGAGCGCAGTCGACCTTTGCCTTTGGGCTTCCGATCGCCAATCCGGGCGGTATCCCCGGTGACGGATTCCTGGTTCGTCACGGATTCCAGACAGAAAACACCTGGTACAACCCAGGCAACTGGCACACCGCGGAGGACTGGTATCGCCAGGATGGAGCCGACACCGCTGGGGCCAGCGTCCTGGCAGTGGCCGAAGGGGATGTTGTCTTCGTTGGGTCCGACTATCCCGGCCGTGTCGTCGTGGTCCAGCATTCCCCGACGCTCTTTTCGATGTATGGCCATCTGAACCCGGAATCGGTCACCGTTGCCGAGGGATCGCACGTCACCCGGGGGCAACAGTTGGCTACGGTCGCTTCCGTGCCAGGATGGATCGCGCCAAGCCACCTGCATTTCGAGCTGCGCACCTTCCTCTACAGCGCCGAGATCAACGGCGAGACACCGCGTTATCCCTATGGTTGTGGCTACAACTGCGCGCCCGGCCCCGGATACTGGCCAATGGAAGCGCCCGAACTTCCGTCCGGTATGGGCTGGCGCAACCCGACGCACGAAATCGGCAACCGCCTCCTGTCAGATGGTCCGCTGACGGTAGTTGTCCCGTCGGGTTGGAATGCTCCGGTGGACCTGACATCGTTTCCCTGGCAATGGGCCGACGCGACCAGCATCGGGCTGCTCGATCTCTATCCCGGCGCGCGCTACAACGTCCTGGCCGTCGATGCAGGGCAATCCGCCAGCACCGGCACCAGTGCCGATGCCTATCAGCTCTCGTACCTGATCGACCTCGGCGACGGTTCCACCGGCTGGGTACGCGCCGCGGTCGCCGACTACGGCGACACCGGTTCGGACGGGCGGCCGTCGTCGATCCGGTTCGCGCTGCTCCCGGTGCTGCCGTAG